The nucleotide window TTGGCGATCGCAAGGGCATTACCGCCTATACTTTGGTTTAGGAAAACAAGAGGCAATTCACTCAATTCAAGTTACATGGCCTGATGGTAAAGTTCAGGAAATCCTAAATCCCGACCTCGATCGATTATTGATTATTGAGCAAGCATAAACTTGGATCGATCGGATGGCTCCCCCATACTTTTTGAGAGACTAAAGAAACAATATAAAAAAAGAGGGTGAAATATGGATGAAACCGCACTAACCAAACAGGTGCGCGTGTGTCAGCATCAAAGTTGCCGTCATTTGGGAGCCGCTCAGGTGTTGGAGGCGTTTGAACTGCACCGGGTCGATAGGGTCGAGGTTGTAGCCGTTCACTGTTTGGGGCAATGTGGGAACGGGCCGATGGTTTTGGTTTTACCCGAAGAAGTTTGGTATTATCGGGTTTCTCCCCAGGAAGTGCCTGCGGTGGTTGAGCGGCATTTAAGGGGAGGAAACCCGGTCAAGAGAATGTTATATCCGAAGTTTCATCCCCCTAACAGTTAAATTAAACTAGGATTCATTGGGAAGGCGAACTTTGGTGATTAAGCCGACTCGATGCAAGAGGCTAATGACTCCCCAACTCGGATCGATTTCCCACCATTTTAAGCCGCAACGGGCAGAATAGGGAAAGGCATGATGGTTATTGTGCCAACCTTGTCCGTAGCTCAAGGGGACTAACCACCAAACATTGGTCGATTTATCATTGGTGTCATAGTTACGATAGCCGAAGGTGTGAGCCACACTGTTGACCCCCCAGGCACCATGCCAAAGGAGAACGACGCGGACGATGCTTCCCCACATGACCCAAGGTAAGCCTCCCAGGGCAAATAGGATGGCAGCGAGACCAAAGTGCAAAACTAGGAGATAGCGATCGCAGAATAGATAAAACGGATCGTCTTTAATATCTTTGGTCACTTTAGCAATTTTGTCATCTAAGTCTGGTTTGTGATAGAGAATCCAGATAAAATGGCTCCACCAGAATCCTTTATTGATATTGTGATAATCGCCCTCTTGGTCTGAATGGGCATGATGAATTCGATGGGTTCCAGCCCAATCAATAGGGCTAGATAAACCGCTAAACGTTCCACAGAACACAAAAAAATATTCAACCCATTTAGGACAAGTAAAGCTACGGTGACTGGCTAAACGATGCCATCCGATTTCCACTCCCGATCCGGTGATCATGTGCAAAACCAGAAAAACGCCAACCGCAGACCAACTAAAAAATGGCGGGAAAAAGGCTAAAACCACCCCGATATGCATAGCAATCATCACCCCTACGATAATCCAGTTTAATTTGGGGGAGGCTTCGGTTTCAGCAAGGGTTGCTTCAGAACTAATTTGTTCGATCATTAAACGTTACCTTGGATAAACTTGTTTAGCTGATGAATTAGGAGAGGGATTACCGGTTAAGTATCCGCTCTAAGTGAACTTTAATTACCCGTTTTGGGTAAAGGGTTGATAGCATTTATCTTCATCATATAAGTGACAAACGCTGGTAATTTTCCAGAGGGAAGAGAGGGAAAACTCATTGGTGGTCATATATTTTCCCCAGTTTTGTTCCAGACTGGCATGAGCCTGACGCAGATTGTACCAGGGAATGGCGGTGGAGATGTGATGGGGGATATGCACATTGATGTCATGGGCCATCCATTCAAACCATCTGGGATATTGACAATGGGCTGTTCCCATAAGTTGGGCTTCGGCTTCATTCCATTCTGATTTGGGTTTGAAGGCAATATCGGTTTTGGTGTGATGCAGGAGGGTGATGGTACTCATCCAGAAATGGAAGACGAGCCAAGGCATGAGCCAATAGTTGACCCATCCCCACAATCCGGTAGTGGCAATGAGTAAGGGGAATCCGATTGCCATTTGAGCGATGACAAAGAGGGCTGAAAATCGAACTTGTTCCCGTTCTTTACCGGCAAATGTCCACCATTGGAAGTGTAGGTTTGCCCAATGAACGGCGGAGGCTAACCACCAAAATTTACCCCGCAGGCCCCGATAAGCCCATTTTTCAATCGGATGAAAACTGTTGTATTCTTCACGAGAATAGGCTTTCCACGCATTATCTATTTCGAGACAGTTGGTATATTTATGATGGATGTTATGTTTAATCCGCCAACCATGAAAGGGATAAATGCAGGGAATGAAAACAAGATGGCCAATGAGGTTATTAATCCATTTGCGATTGGCAAAGGAGCGGTGTCCACAGTCGTGACCGATGACGAATAAGCCGGTGAAGGCGCTACCGGTAAAGAGCCAGAGCAGGGGTAAGCAATACCAGGGGGCGATCGCCGTGCCCCACCATCCTAAACCAACGAGGATCAGGTTAATGATTAACCCTGACCAGGCTTTGACGGGATCTTTACTAAATACTTCTCTGGGAAGGGTGTTGATAATATCTCTGAGGCGGATATTGGAGTCGAGGTGGATCTTTTCGTCTGTTTGCGGCCGTGCAGACGGATAAGCGATCGCTGTTTTCATTCAACGTTTTCCTGTTTGATTTGTTTCGGATCTAGGGCAATCTAAAAATATACGCCCATAGAGGAGTGGTCTTCAAGTCCTACGAAAAAATTACTGAGATTCGGAAAAGGTACGATAACCCTTATCTTCGTCATACAAGTGACAAACATCAGTTATTTCCCAAAGCAGGCGGAAAGAAAACCGTTTTCTGGTGATATATTTGCCCCAATTTTCTTCAAGGCTGGCATGGGCTTTGCGCAGGTTATACCAGGGAATAGCTGTAGTTAAATGATGGGGAACATGAACATTAATATCATGGCAAATCCATTCAAACCACCAAGGATATTTACAATCGGTGCTACCTACGAGCTGGGCAGTGACTTCATGCCATTTTCCGTCGGGTTCAAATTTGAGATCGGGCAAAGTGTGGTGCAGGAGGGTTACAGTACTGAGCCAAAAGTGGAAGACAAACCAAGGCACGCACCAGAGGGAAAACCAGCCCCACCATCCCGTAGTGGCAATGAGTAGAGGAAAGCCAATCGCCATTTGTGCAATCACCAATAGGGCAGAAAATTTGAATTGTTCCCGTTCTTTTCCTGGCTTGATTGTCCACCATTGAAAGTGGAGTTGGGCCCAATGGACAATGGAACCTAACCACCAGAATTTACCATGGAGGGAACGATACACAATTTTTTCAAAGGGGTTGAGGGATTGATACTGTTCCACGTAGAATGGATTCCAGGTATTATCGCGATCGATGTGGTTGGTGTATTTATGATGAATATTATGTTGAATCCGCCAGGGATGGAAGGGATAAATGCAGGGAGTGAGGGCAATATGACCAACCAGATTGTTTACCCATTTTTTATTGGCAAAGGAACGATGACCGCAGTCATGGGCAATGACAAATAAGCCGAAAAAGCCCGTTCCAGTGAAGAGCCAGAGCAGGGGAAGTAAGTACCAAGGGGCGATCGCGATTCCCCACCATCCTAAACTGACGAGAACGACATTGGAGATAAACCCAAACCAAGCTTTAAATTGGTTTTTGGCAAAAACATCTTTGGGTAAGGTTTTTAAGACATCTTTTAAGCGCAAATTCCGATCGAGCTGGGGTCGTCCCGCTGATATAAGCTCCGCCGAGGGATTGGCGATCGCTGTTTTCATGCTCAATGTTCCTCTATTAACAATTGCATCATTATACCCTCTACTTCCGCAATTTTCATGAATTTTAGAAAAGCAAATTTTGCTCTTCAATTCAGAAATTTGACATCCATAAAAAGGACATCTTTTCAACCGTACAAATACTTATTCTTTGTGCAAGAAAACCTTTAGTGCTCTTCCAAGGGCGTGCGAGGGCTATGGGCCTTGGCGGGGGTTCCCCAGCAAATATAAGATTCTGGTAATGAGCGAAACACACTACTACGGGCCCCAACCACGCTATTCGCTCCAATTTTAACCCCTGGAGACACAAAACAATCTGTGGCAATCCATACTCCATTTCCAATCTTAATGGGGTCAGTAACTAGGCGAAAACAGGGGTCTGTAATATCATGGGAACCCGTACAAAGATAGGTTTTCTGGGAAATGACACAATGTTGGCCAATTTCAATCTGGTCTAAGCTATAGAACACCACATCATCGCCAATCCAACTATAATCTCCAATGCTAACTTTCCAGGGATAGGTAAACCGGGCTGTGGGCCGAATGACCACTCCTCGGCCAATTTTTGCCCCGAACCAGCGCAACAACATGACCCGAATACTATGCCAATTATGTAGCGTTAAGGGAAACGTAATAGCCTGTATGAACCACCAAAGAATAATCACCCAGGTGGGACGACCGCGATCGAAATTGGATTGGTCATACTGGCACAAATCGACCCAGGACGGGGAATCGAGGCGATAGGATAGGGAGGATTCAGGATTTAACTCAGGAGTTGACATGGGTCGGGGAAGATTGAGTGCCAGAAGATTGCGCTTTCATGGGATTAATATGCCCTCCAAACTGGCGTAGTTCAAATAACTTTACGCCAATATTGTATTCATACTGACTCAGAAGTTTGGCATAGATATATCCTGCTTGCCCATCTAAAAATCCCAGTTGGAGAATATAGTGTAAGATAAAGCGAATTGTCGGTTTAAAAGGTAAGCGCACCCATATTTTTTTTAGCCACCGTTTGCGCTGTACGGCATCTCCAAATAAGTTAGAACCAATGGTATTCCCTTCGTCCATACCTTCGATGAGATTGTAATAGACTCTAGCTTCCCAATTTGAATAGCGGTTATGACGAGCTAACCAAGCGTAAATATCCCGGAAATCTTCATGGAGCATATCTTCTTTGAGATAACCGACATTCCCCGCCAGGATTACATGTTCATGAACTTCATTATCACCGGCATTTCTAACATCTTCCACGTTCAAATTTTCGTAGCGACCTTTTTGATGTTTGAATAGCCGTAAATTCCAGTCTGGATATCGTCCCCCATGGCGAATCCAAGCCCCTAGGAAAATGACTCGGCGATTGAGATAATAGCCATTCATGTTGGGGTCTTGAATGGCTTGTTTAATTTCTTTCCATAATGGGGGAGTAATCCGTTCATCACAATCAACAATCAAAATCCATTCATTACGAAAGGGGAGGTTGTCTAATGACCAGTTTTTCTTTTTTGGCCATGACCCATTAAACTTAAATTGAACAACTGTTGCCCCTAAGTTTTCGGCAATTTCTGCGGTGCGATCGCCACTTTGGGAATCAACTACGAAGATTTCATCTGCCGGGTGCAAACTATCAAGGCAAGCGGCAATGTTATCTTCTTCATCTTTTGCTGGAATAATAATCGATACCGGGACTTTAGAAGCTTCAGAGGTCATAAGGGCACGGGAGGTATGAGACAACGTTTAGGATATCAGATCAATCTCAAACTTTGGATTGTGACATCTGCAATTTTTCTCCTTTAGTTATAACAGGTCTGGTATAACGGTGAAGATGAATAGGGCACAGATAGATTTACTTCAATGGAGGATTGCGAGACCACAAGCCTTCGATCGCCGTAGTCAGATAGCCGATTTGACCATAAGCATAGACTAGATTATCAAAGCGCAGAGCTGGATCGCTGATATATTTCACTGATTTATAAAGTCCCCGAATGATGCGCTCTCCCCCCAGTGAAAATTGATGAAGTCCTCCTCGGTTGGAGAGTTGTTCGCGGTAGCATTCACTCACCCCTTGCCACCATCCTCGGCGCAGAAACCAAGAGCGGTTGACTCGCTCTGGAGCAACATTGTGAGCAACTAAGGCTTCAGGGATATAGCTGACTTGCCATCCTGATTTTAGGGCCAATTCGGTCATCACCAATTCTTCGTTGGAGAGCAATTTTTTTCCTACCCGTCCTAAATTGGGGTCAAATCCACCAATTTCTTCTAGGAAACTGCGTCGGAGGGAGTAGTTTAAGCCTCTGGGGGTATTGCCCGGTTGGGTAATTAAGACCGGACTATCGCCTAAATCATAGGCTCCTAGATTACCGGCTAGACCCTCTGAAAGCCAAGGGGGAGGGGTAATATCAGTCGGCCAAATGAGGGTGACTTTACCGCCAGCGATCGCCAGTTTATCGTTTTCTGCATAGGCTCTGGAGAGGACTGTTAACCAGGACGGGGTAGCGATCGCATCATCATCTAAATAGGCTAAAATTTCTCCACTGGCGTTTTTTGCCCCTGTATTGCGAGCGACAGATAAACCAGTCACTGGTTCATAGACCGATTTTAGACGGGGATGGGGTTGTAAGGATTTGATAACTTCTTGGGTGCGATCGCTCGACGCATTATCAACAACAATGACCTCAAAGTCAGGATGATCTTGATTGAGCAAGCTTTCTATTGCGCCACCAAGATATTGATCTCGGTTATGGGTACAGATAATAGCTGAGATTTGGATGCTCATTGGGGAATAGGAGAGTGGGGACGTGAGGAAACGAAGACGTGGGGATAGATGACTTTAGGACTTTTTGGGATCGTATAGATTAGATTCCATCTCTGTTTTACCCAATTTTCCAATTTTGTCCAATCCCCCTATCTCTCCATCCCCCCATCCCCCAATTGGCGATGCAAACTCTTTAAGGATTGGGCTAACTGAGATAGACGCTCTTCTAGCATATGCTTTTGGTTCAGAAACTGTCGCAATTGTTGATAGCGGTGAATCGCTAAACTCATGGATGCCACTTCTTCTGATGGACAGGGACGACTCCAAACTTCTCCATTTTCATTGAGTCTACAGAGTCGATAGGATGTGCGAGAACTTGCGCTAGAATTCCCATGGGTTGAATTAGGGGTAGATTCAAGCCATCCCTCAATAATTGGCCCCTGATGATAAAGGGCTGTAATTTGATCGTGGATCTGGTCTAACCGATCTTGCCATTGGCAGGCGATCGCCTCAATATCATGAAGTACATCAATGGCTAAATTGGGAGAATATTGATTTTGATAACGGCTTAAGCGCGTCGGTTTATACTTGGGAAAAGGGGGCAGTTCAGTGGGCCGATGAACCTCGGCTGTGCCTAATCTTCTCTTATTCGTTGGTTCAAGAGGATTGGAATTGGGTGGATTAATGTCCATAGCGCTTTGCGCGGCAGAAGGGTAATAGGGAATAGGAAATGGGGAATCTCTGCGTCGGGAGCGTCTCCCGATCTTTTTCTACTGGT belongs to Roseofilum reptotaenium CS-1145 and includes:
- a CDS encoding (2Fe-2S) ferredoxin domain-containing protein, with the protein product MDETALTKQVRVCQHQSCRHLGAAQVLEAFELHRVDRVEVVAVHCLGQCGNGPMVLVLPEEVWYYRVSPQEVPAVVERHLRGGNPVKRMLYPKFHPPNS
- a CDS encoding acyl-CoA desaturase — encoded protein: MIEQISSEATLAETEASPKLNWIIVGVMIAMHIGVVLAFFPPFFSWSAVGVFLVLHMITGSGVEIGWHRLASHRSFTCPKWVEYFFVFCGTFSGLSSPIDWAGTHRIHHAHSDQEGDYHNINKGFWWSHFIWILYHKPDLDDKIAKVTKDIKDDPFYLFCDRYLLVLHFGLAAILFALGGLPWVMWGSIVRVVLLWHGAWGVNSVAHTFGYRNYDTNDKSTNVWWLVPLSYGQGWHNNHHAFPYSARCGLKWWEIDPSWGVISLLHRVGLITKVRLPNES
- a CDS encoding fatty acid desaturase; the encoded protein is MKTAIAYPSARPQTDEKIHLDSNIRLRDIINTLPREVFSKDPVKAWSGLIINLILVGLGWWGTAIAPWYCLPLLWLFTGSAFTGLFVIGHDCGHRSFANRKWINNLIGHLVFIPCIYPFHGWRIKHNIHHKYTNCLEIDNAWKAYSREEYNSFHPIEKWAYRGLRGKFWWLASAVHWANLHFQWWTFAGKEREQVRFSALFVIAQMAIGFPLLIATTGLWGWVNYWLMPWLVFHFWMSTITLLHHTKTDIAFKPKSEWNEAEAQLMGTAHCQYPRWFEWMAHDINVHIPHHISTAIPWYNLRQAHASLEQNWGKYMTTNEFSLSSLWKITSVCHLYDEDKCYQPFTQNG
- a CDS encoding fatty acid desaturase, with translation MKTAIANPSAELISAGRPQLDRNLRLKDVLKTLPKDVFAKNQFKAWFGFISNVVLVSLGWWGIAIAPWYLLPLLWLFTGTGFFGLFVIAHDCGHRSFANKKWVNNLVGHIALTPCIYPFHPWRIQHNIHHKYTNHIDRDNTWNPFYVEQYQSLNPFEKIVYRSLHGKFWWLGSIVHWAQLHFQWWTIKPGKEREQFKFSALLVIAQMAIGFPLLIATTGWWGWFSLWCVPWFVFHFWLSTVTLLHHTLPDLKFEPDGKWHEVTAQLVGSTDCKYPWWFEWICHDINVHVPHHLTTAIPWYNLRKAHASLEENWGKYITRKRFSFRLLWEITDVCHLYDEDKGYRTFSESQ
- the hpsU gene encoding hormogonium polysaccharide biosynthesis acetyltransferase HpsU: MSTPELNPESSLSYRLDSPSWVDLCQYDQSNFDRGRPTWVIILWWFIQAITFPLTLHNWHSIRVMLLRWFGAKIGRGVVIRPTARFTYPWKVSIGDYSWIGDDVVFYSLDQIEIGQHCVISQKTYLCTGSHDITDPCFRLVTDPIKIGNGVWIATDCFVSPGVKIGANSVVGARSSVFRSLPESYICWGTPAKAHSPRTPLEEH
- a CDS encoding glycosyltransferase family 2 protein codes for the protein MTSEASKVPVSIIIPAKDEEDNIAACLDSLHPADEIFVVDSQSGDRTAEIAENLGATVVQFKFNGSWPKKKNWSLDNLPFRNEWILIVDCDERITPPLWKEIKQAIQDPNMNGYYLNRRVIFLGAWIRHGGRYPDWNLRLFKHQKGRYENLNVEDVRNAGDNEVHEHVILAGNVGYLKEDMLHEDFRDIYAWLARHNRYSNWEARVYYNLIEGMDEGNTIGSNLFGDAVQRKRWLKKIWVRLPFKPTIRFILHYILQLGFLDGQAGYIYAKLLSQYEYNIGVKLFELRQFGGHINPMKAQSSGTQSSPTHVNS
- a CDS encoding glycosyltransferase; this encodes MSIQISAIICTHNRDQYLGGAIESLLNQDHPDFEVIVVDNASSDRTQEVIKSLQPHPRLKSVYEPVTGLSVARNTGAKNASGEILAYLDDDAIATPSWLTVLSRAYAENDKLAIAGGKVTLIWPTDITPPPWLSEGLAGNLGAYDLGDSPVLITQPGNTPRGLNYSLRRSFLEEIGGFDPNLGRVGKKLLSNEELVMTELALKSGWQVSYIPEALVAHNVAPERVNRSWFLRRGWWQGVSECYREQLSNRGGLHQFSLGGERIIRGLYKSVKYISDPALRFDNLVYAYGQIGYLTTAIEGLWSRNPPLK